A single window of Pontibacillus chungwhensis DNA harbors:
- a CDS encoding glycerol-3-phosphate dehydrogenase/oxidase: protein MKTFSSLQRNEIYNEMEKETLDVLVIGGGITGAGIALDSATRGLTTGVLEMQDFAAGTSSRSTKLVHGGLRYLKQFQVAMVAEVGKERDIVYQNGPHVTTPEWMLLPFHKGGNFGPFSTNVGLRVYDYLAGVKKSERRKMLSAKETLKREPLVKRNGLKGGGYYVEYRTDDARLTLEVMKKAVQKGAQALNYTKVVDFLYEEGKVKGVEVEDQLSGERRHLYAKKIVNAGGPWVDTLREKDGSKKGKTLQLTKGVHLVFDQQTFPLQQAIYFDTPDDRMVFAIPRDGKTYVGTTDTVYEGEIAHPKMTVDDRDYILSAIDYMFPSLSITANDVESSWAGLRPLIHEEGKDPSEISRKDEIFESESGLISIAGGKLTGYRKMAENVINLVTEQLKDETGKDYPKSQTKELPISGGEVGGAKGFQKFKERKTGEGIAYGLTEEQARGLVQLYGANVGKVFEYFQNNQDEAEREGVDPLVFAMLKYGIEYELTAKPVDFFIRRTGALFFDIHWVHKHKESVIAYMARTFNWTDEQIDIYIYELIELLEEAVTPIPAQ from the coding sequence ATGAAGACATTTTCTAGTTTACAACGAAATGAGATCTATAATGAGATGGAGAAAGAAACCCTTGATGTATTAGTCATTGGTGGCGGGATTACAGGTGCTGGTATTGCGCTTGATTCGGCTACGCGAGGGTTAACAACAGGTGTTCTAGAGATGCAAGATTTTGCTGCTGGTACATCAAGTCGTTCAACGAAACTCGTACACGGTGGTCTACGTTATTTAAAACAGTTCCAAGTAGCGATGGTAGCAGAGGTAGGTAAAGAGCGCGATATCGTTTATCAAAACGGTCCTCACGTAACGACACCAGAGTGGATGCTACTTCCATTCCACAAAGGTGGTAATTTCGGGCCATTCTCTACAAACGTTGGCCTTCGTGTGTATGACTATCTAGCAGGTGTTAAGAAGAGTGAGCGACGCAAAATGCTTTCTGCGAAAGAAACATTGAAGCGTGAACCGCTAGTTAAACGCAATGGACTTAAAGGCGGGGGGTACTATGTTGAGTACCGTACAGATGATGCTCGTCTAACGCTTGAAGTCATGAAAAAAGCTGTTCAAAAAGGAGCTCAGGCTCTTAATTATACAAAAGTTGTGGATTTCTTATATGAAGAAGGAAAAGTAAAAGGTGTTGAGGTGGAAGACCAATTATCTGGTGAGCGTCGTCATCTTTATGCGAAGAAGATTGTTAACGCAGGTGGACCATGGGTAGATACATTGCGTGAAAAAGATGGTTCAAAGAAAGGGAAGACCTTACAGCTGACAAAAGGGGTACACCTTGTATTTGATCAGCAAACATTCCCTCTACAACAGGCAATCTATTTCGATACTCCAGATGATCGCATGGTCTTTGCGATTCCACGTGACGGTAAAACGTATGTAGGGACTACGGATACCGTATATGAAGGTGAGATTGCGCATCCGAAAATGACGGTCGACGATCGCGATTATATCCTAAGTGCGATTGACTATATGTTCCCAAGCCTTTCTATTACGGCAAATGACGTAGAATCCAGCTGGGCTGGTTTACGTCCATTGATTCACGAGGAAGGGAAAGATCCATCAGAAATTTCTCGTAAAGACGAAATCTTTGAATCTGAATCTGGCCTGATTTCAATTGCTGGTGGTAAATTAACGGGTTACCGCAAAATGGCTGAAAACGTCATTAACTTAGTAACAGAGCAGTTAAAAGATGAAACAGGCAAGGACTATCCGAAGAGCCAAACGAAAGAACTTCCAATCTCCGGTGGTGAAGTAGGCGGAGCGAAAGGATTCCAGAAATTCAAAGAGCGTAAGACAGGCGAGGGAATCGCTTATGGTCTGACTGAGGAACAAGCAAGAGGTCTTGTACAGCTTTATGGTGCGAACGTAGGGAAAGTATTTGAATACTTCCAGAACAACCAGGACGAAGCTGAACGTGAAGGCGTAGACCCTCTTGTATTCGCGATGCTGAAATATGGCATTGAGTATGAGCTAACTGCTAAACCAGTTGACTTCTTTATTCGCCGTACAGGTGCTTTATTCTTTGATATCCACTGGGTTCATAAGCATAAAGAATCTGTAATAGCTTATATGGCTAGAACGTTCAATTGGACTGACGAGCAGATCGACATCTATATTTATGAACTTATTGAGCTACTAGAAGAAGCGGTTACGCCGATTCCGGCTCAATAA
- the glpK gene encoding glycerol kinase GlpK, which produces MEKYILSIDQGTTSSRAILFNKEGVIVETAQKEFQQFFEKPGWVEHDANEIWTSVLGCIADVLRKSEIESDQIAGIGITNQRETTVVWDKHSGRPIYKAVVWQSRQTAPICNELREQGYNDTFRDKTGLLLDPYFAGTKVKWILDNVEGAREKADNGDLMFGTIDTWLIYKLSGGKAHVTDYSNASRTLMYNIYDLKWDDELLEILGVPKSMLPEVRPSSEVYADTVDYHFFGNEVPIAGVAGDQQSALFGQACFEKGMAKNTYGTGGFMLMNTGEEPVKSDHGLLTTIAWGLDGKVEYALEGSIFVSGSAIQWLRDGLQMIQDAPQSEKLAGDVDSTDGVYVVPAFVGLGTPYWDSDVRGAVFGLTRGTKKEHFVRATLESLAYQTKDVLNAMISDSGLDLKTMRVDGGAVKNNFLMQFQSDMINTQVERPTVNETTALGAAYLAGLAVGYWDSKDKIEERWQKDQTFEPQISEEKREELYDGWQRAVKAAQAFK; this is translated from the coding sequence ATGGAAAAATATATTTTATCAATTGACCAGGGAACAACAAGTTCCAGAGCGATTTTATTTAATAAAGAAGGGGTAATTGTTGAAACGGCTCAAAAGGAATTTCAACAATTCTTCGAAAAACCAGGTTGGGTCGAACATGATGCGAATGAAATTTGGACGTCTGTACTAGGGTGTATTGCAGATGTACTTAGAAAGTCAGAAATTGAGTCTGACCAGATTGCTGGGATCGGCATTACAAACCAGCGTGAAACAACAGTTGTTTGGGATAAGCATTCAGGCCGTCCTATTTACAAAGCGGTTGTATGGCAATCTCGCCAAACAGCTCCGATCTGTAACGAACTTCGTGAACAGGGCTATAACGACACGTTCCGTGACAAAACAGGTCTCTTACTTGACCCATACTTCGCAGGAACAAAAGTGAAATGGATCCTTGATAACGTAGAGGGAGCTCGTGAAAAAGCTGACAATGGCGACCTAATGTTCGGTACGATCGATACATGGTTAATTTATAAGCTATCAGGTGGAAAAGCTCACGTTACCGATTATTCGAATGCGTCCCGTACACTGATGTATAACATCTATGACTTAAAATGGGATGATGAACTGCTTGAAATTCTAGGCGTGCCAAAGTCTATGCTTCCTGAAGTTCGTCCATCTTCTGAAGTGTATGCGGATACGGTCGACTATCACTTCTTTGGAAATGAGGTTCCAATTGCGGGTGTAGCAGGGGATCAACAGTCAGCTCTGTTTGGTCAAGCTTGCTTTGAAAAAGGAATGGCCAAGAATACGTATGGTACAGGTGGATTCATGCTGATGAACACAGGTGAAGAACCTGTTAAATCTGATCATGGACTTCTAACAACTATTGCATGGGGACTTGATGGAAAAGTTGAATATGCGCTTGAAGGAAGCATCTTCGTTTCAGGTTCAGCTATCCAGTGGCTTCGTGATGGTCTTCAAATGATCCAAGATGCTCCTCAGAGTGAGAAGCTAGCAGGAGATGTAGACTCAACGGATGGCGTATACGTTGTGCCTGCCTTTGTTGGTCTGGGTACTCCTTACTGGGATAGTGATGTACGAGGAGCTGTATTCGGGCTGACTCGTGGAACGAAAAAAGAGCATTTCGTCCGCGCTACTTTAGAATCTCTTGCTTATCAGACAAAAGATGTCCTTAACGCAATGATTAGCGACTCTGGTCTAGACTTGAAGACGATGCGTGTGGATGGTGGGGCTGTGAAGAACAACTTCCTTATGCAGTTCCAAAGTGATATGATCAATACCCAAGTTGAACGTCCAACGGTAAATGAAACAACAGCTCTAGGTGCAGCTTATCTGGCTGGTCTTGCTGTTGGTTACTGGGATAGCAAAGATAAAATTGAAGAGCGTTGGCAGAAAGATCAAACTTTCGAACCGCAGATCTCTGAAGAGAAGCGTGAAGAGCTTTACGATGGCTGGCAAAGAGCTGTTAAAGCAGCCCAAGCATTTAAATAA
- a CDS encoding MIP/aquaporin family protein: protein MTEFIGELIGTMILIIFGGGVVGGVVLKGSKAEGTSWVLISIGWGLAVTFGVYAVGQVSGAHINPAVTLGFAMVGDFPWSKVPKYLTAQFLGAFLGAIIVFFHYLPHWKATEDKGAKLAVFSTDPAIRSPLSNLVSEIIGTFMLVMGLLFIGANDFTEGLNPAIVGLLITAIGMSLGGTTGYAINPARDIGPRIAHYVLPIPGKGTSDWRYAWVPFLGPIIGGIYGGLFYKAIFVNDLMVAFWVFTVIILVIFLTAARIELKKANSKDVQSSGANA, encoded by the coding sequence ATGACAGAATTTATAGGCGAATTGATTGGCACCATGATTTTAATCATCTTTGGTGGTGGCGTCGTAGGCGGCGTTGTCCTTAAAGGGTCCAAAGCCGAAGGTACCAGTTGGGTATTAATTTCTATCGGTTGGGGACTTGCGGTAACATTTGGAGTTTACGCTGTTGGACAAGTGAGTGGCGCTCATATTAATCCAGCTGTAACGCTTGGGTTTGCAATGGTGGGAGATTTCCCATGGAGTAAAGTGCCAAAATACTTAACAGCGCAATTTTTAGGAGCATTCCTTGGTGCGATCATAGTGTTCTTTCACTATTTACCGCACTGGAAAGCAACAGAGGATAAGGGAGCCAAGTTGGCAGTGTTCTCAACTGATCCGGCTATAAGAAGTCCTTTATCGAACCTTGTAAGCGAAATCATAGGAACGTTTATGTTAGTAATGGGATTATTATTTATTGGAGCTAATGATTTTACAGAAGGATTAAACCCTGCGATTGTAGGTCTTCTTATTACCGCAATCGGAATGTCGCTAGGTGGTACGACAGGATATGCGATTAACCCTGCTCGTGATATCGGACCTCGTATTGCGCACTATGTTTTACCGATTCCAGGTAAGGGAACATCAGATTGGAGATACGCGTGGGTACCATTCCTAGGACCAATTATAGGTGGAATCTACGGCGGTCTTTTCTATAAAGCCATTTTTGTGAACGATCTCATGGTAGCTTTTTGGGTATTTACCGTAATCATTTTGGTTATCTTTTTAACGGCTGCACGTATAGAATTGAAGAAAGCCAACAGCAAAGACGTTCAGTCATCAGGTGCAAACGCATAA
- a CDS encoding glycerol-3-phosphate responsive antiterminator, giving the protein MELPKGVLSAVKSVKHFEQLIESDEEVIILLETRLSLLPKLVKKARKHGKKVLVHTDLIQGLKNDDFGLEFLFHEVKPHGVISTRSNVITAAKKHNILAIQRLFLIDSQALDRNVAIMKKTQPDYVEVLPGLIPSFISEIKEELQIPIIAGGLIRTKEDVQLALDAGAHAVSTSRKELWEI; this is encoded by the coding sequence ATGGAATTGCCGAAAGGGGTCTTGTCGGCTGTAAAGAGTGTGAAGCATTTTGAGCAGCTTATCGAGAGTGATGAGGAGGTTATTATCTTATTAGAAACCAGGTTATCGCTCTTACCTAAGTTGGTTAAGAAAGCGCGCAAGCACGGTAAGAAGGTTCTTGTGCATACGGATTTAATTCAGGGGCTTAAAAACGATGATTTCGGTCTTGAGTTCTTGTTTCATGAAGTGAAGCCCCATGGTGTGATCTCAACGCGATCAAATGTGATCACAGCTGCGAAGAAACATAATATATTGGCGATTCAACGGTTGTTTTTAATTGATAGTCAGGCCTTGGATCGAAATGTAGCCATTATGAAGAAAACTCAACCAGACTATGTTGAGGTGTTACCAGGACTTATCCCATCATTTATATCAGAAATTAAAGAAGAGCTACAAATTCCAATAATCGCTGGCGGTTTGATTCGAACGAAAGAAGACGTTCAACTTGCTTTAGATGCAGGCGCTCATGCTGTTTCAACTTCACGTAAAGAATTGTGGGAAATCTAA
- a CDS encoding acyltransferase yields the protein MRNTERHRVKEANSLWHIYKTVPFWKVVKNFIVIQLARYTPFLPVKNWLYRTFLRMDVGDQAAFALMVMLDVMFPEKISVGRNTVIGYNTTILAHEYLIKEYRLGEVKIGSNVMIGANSTILPGITIGDDAIVSAGTLVHKDVPAGSFVGGNPMRVIYDQDEMKRRQQEDGFLKD from the coding sequence ATGAGAAACACCGAGCGTCATCGTGTCAAAGAGGCTAATTCGTTATGGCACATTTATAAAACGGTGCCATTTTGGAAAGTCGTAAAAAACTTTATCGTCATTCAACTGGCTCGCTATACGCCATTTCTACCCGTAAAGAACTGGCTGTATCGCACGTTTCTCCGAATGGACGTTGGAGACCAGGCGGCTTTTGCTCTGATGGTGATGCTCGATGTGATGTTTCCTGAAAAAATCTCGGTTGGACGAAATACAGTGATCGGTTATAACACAACGATTTTAGCGCATGAGTATCTCATTAAAGAGTACCGCTTGGGTGAGGTGAAGATCGGTAGCAATGTGATGATTGGAGCCAACTCAACGATCTTACCAGGGATTACAATTGGAGATGACGCCATCGTTTCAGCCGGAACCCTTGTGCATAAAGATGTTCCTGCTGGAAGTTTTGTCGGCGGTAACCCCATGCGTGTTATTTATGACCAGGATGAAATGAAGCGACGCCAACAGGAAGACGGATTTTTAAAGGACTAG
- the ppaX gene encoding pyrophosphatase PpaX, producing MTIRTLLFDLDGTLINTNDLIIASFLHTAETYAPGKYGREDVLKFIGPPLEESLRTINPETDVEEMINTYRTHNHEHHDRLVEAYDGVVETLDKLKQAGFKLGIVTTKMRQTVDMGIKLTKIADKFETIVTLDDVTHAKPHPEPVVRAMNELDANPEETIMVGDNTHDIEAGKNAGTKTAGVAWTVKGRQVLDDLEPDYMLEHMSDILKIVME from the coding sequence ATGACCATACGCACTCTTCTGTTTGATTTAGACGGAACATTAATTAACACGAATGATTTAATTATTGCATCATTTCTCCATACCGCTGAAACCTATGCTCCTGGCAAATATGGTCGAGAGGATGTTCTCAAATTTATTGGTCCTCCTCTTGAAGAAAGCTTACGCACGATCAACCCTGAAACAGATGTAGAAGAAATGATCAATACGTACCGCACGCACAACCACGAGCACCATGATCGTCTTGTGGAAGCTTATGATGGCGTTGTTGAAACGCTTGATAAACTTAAGCAAGCAGGGTTTAAATTAGGCATTGTAACAACGAAGATGAGGCAAACCGTAGACATGGGAATTAAACTGACGAAGATCGCTGATAAATTCGAGACGATTGTAACGTTAGATGATGTCACCCATGCGAAGCCCCATCCTGAACCGGTCGTTCGGGCAATGAATGAACTTGATGCCAATCCTGAAGAGACGATTATGGTAGGGGACAACACTCATGATATCGAAGCAGGAAAAAACGCTGGTACCAAAACAGCTGGTGTAGCTTGGACAGTAAAAGGACGTCAGGTGCTTGATGATTTGGAGCCAGATTATATGCTTGAGCATATGAGTGATATTTTAAAAATCGTGATGGAGTGA
- a CDS encoding nucleoside recognition domain-containing protein: MPGVLQRGLKQGLNVTWTLGKVIFPVTLLVTILRFTPVLKWIMELITPIMKWIGLPGEAAIPLVLGNFLNLYAGIGAIVSFDFSVKEVFIMAVMMSFSHNLLIESTVASKVGVKWWFVAGIRLSLALLSAILINVFWQGGSEMAQYGLITQQPDPEGYVAIALLGVKTALMGVVQLAAIVIPLMVAMQWLKEKNWLNLFSRWLAPFTRVLGVERNASMTLVAGLVIGLAYGAGLMIQAVKEDGVSKKDMYLSLIFLVSCHAVVEDTLIFIPLGIPVWPLLLIRLVTAIGLTAIVGFIWNRTTSKGKEATYDHTHSSV, from the coding sequence TTGCCTGGTGTGTTACAAAGAGGTTTGAAACAAGGTTTGAATGTAACGTGGACACTTGGGAAAGTCATTTTCCCGGTGACCTTACTCGTAACCATTCTCCGGTTTACGCCGGTGTTGAAATGGATTATGGAATTAATTACACCGATTATGAAGTGGATCGGGCTTCCAGGTGAGGCGGCGATTCCGCTTGTTTTAGGAAACTTTTTAAATCTTTACGCTGGTATTGGAGCGATTGTATCGTTTGATTTTAGTGTAAAAGAAGTCTTTATTATGGCTGTTATGATGTCTTTTTCTCATAACTTGCTCATTGAGTCGACCGTGGCTTCGAAAGTTGGGGTGAAATGGTGGTTTGTCGCTGGAATTCGCTTATCACTTGCCCTTCTTTCAGCCATACTAATTAATGTCTTTTGGCAGGGTGGGTCTGAAATGGCCCAATATGGCTTAATCACTCAGCAACCTGATCCAGAAGGCTATGTGGCGATTGCGCTGCTAGGTGTCAAAACAGCTCTTATGGGTGTCGTTCAACTCGCTGCGATTGTGATTCCGCTCATGGTCGCGATGCAATGGTTGAAAGAAAAGAACTGGTTAAACCTGTTCTCACGTTGGCTCGCTCCTTTTACACGTGTGTTAGGAGTAGAGCGCAATGCATCTATGACACTTGTGGCAGGTCTTGTCATTGGTCTCGCCTATGGAGCGGGACTCATGATTCAAGCCGTCAAAGAAGATGGAGTCTCCAAAAAAGACATGTACTTGTCGCTTATTTTTCTCGTGTCGTGCCACGCTGTCGTGGAAGATACGTTGATCTTTATTCCACTCGGAATTCCCGTGTGGCCACTGTTGCTGATTCGGTTGGTAACAGCTATAGGGCTAACAGCTATTGTCGGTTTTATTTGGAACCGAACCACATCGAAAGGAAAGGAAGCCACCTATGACCATACGCACTCTTCTGTTTGA
- the lgt gene encoding prolipoprotein diacylglyceryl transferase encodes MQTCSPDPISRVFLDLGPFTIYWYGVIIATGAYLGLWLAMRESERLGFKKDTFVDLVVFAIPIAIISARIYYVIFEWERYANGSLIDVIAIWEGGIAIHGALIGSVATALVFARVRKLPFWQLADIAAPSIILGQAIGRWGNFMNQEAHGGPVSQSFYENYMQFLPNFINRQMCIEGVVYHPTFLYESVWNILGFVFLMVLRRFNPRRGELFLSYVIWYSFGRYFIEQMRTDSLYIIGSLRTAQVISIVLILLASALIIYRRKTNQADRDYEGDKVNK; translated from the coding sequence GTGCAGACGTGTAGTCCGGATCCAATTAGTCGTGTCTTTCTGGACCTTGGGCCTTTCACGATTTACTGGTATGGTGTCATTATTGCAACCGGAGCTTATCTAGGGCTTTGGCTTGCGATGCGTGAATCTGAGCGTCTTGGATTTAAGAAAGATACGTTTGTTGATTTAGTTGTATTTGCGATTCCAATCGCGATTATTTCTGCGCGTATTTACTATGTCATCTTCGAATGGGAACGCTACGCAAATGGGTCCCTGATCGATGTCATTGCTATATGGGAAGGCGGTATTGCCATTCATGGTGCTTTGATTGGGTCAGTCGCTACCGCACTCGTTTTTGCCCGTGTTCGTAAGTTACCGTTCTGGCAGCTTGCTGATATCGCCGCACCTAGTATTATTTTAGGTCAGGCTATTGGACGTTGGGGAAACTTTATGAACCAAGAAGCGCACGGGGGTCCTGTTTCCCAGTCTTTCTATGAGAATTACATGCAATTCTTACCGAACTTTATTAACCGTCAAATGTGTATTGAAGGCGTAGTGTATCACCCTACATTCTTATATGAATCCGTGTGGAATATTCTCGGGTTTGTATTCCTAATGGTACTACGTCGATTTAATCCACGTCGTGGCGAATTGTTCCTAAGTTATGTAATCTGGTATTCGTTCGGTCGCTACTTTATTGAGCAAATGCGTACAGACAGTCTTTATATTATTGGCTCTCTACGTACCGCACAAGTCATTTCGATTGTACTGATTCTGCTTGCGTCGGCGCTTATCATTTATCGTCGTAAGACAAATCAAGCTGATCGAGATTATGAAGGTGATAAAGTAAACAAGTAA